From the genome of Perca fluviatilis chromosome 1, GENO_Pfluv_1.0, whole genome shotgun sequence, one region includes:
- the LOC120564981 gene encoding tubulin beta-4B chain-like: MREIVHLQAGQCGNQIGAKFWEVISDEHGIDPTGTYHGDSDLQLDRINVYYNEASGGKYVPRAILVDLEPGTMDSVRSGPFGQIFRPDNFVFGQSGAGNNWAKGHYTEGAELVDSVMDVVRKEAESCDCLQGFQLTHSLGGGTGSGMGTLLISKIREEYPDRIMNTFSVVPSPKVSDTVVEPYNATLSVHQLVENTDETYCIDNEALYDICFRTLKLTTPTYGDLNHLVSATMSGVTTCLRFPGQLNADLRKLAVNMVPFPRLHFFMPGFAPLTSRGSQQYRALSVPELTQQMFDAKNMMAACDPRHGRYLTVAAVFRGRMSMKEVDEQMLNVQNKNSSYFVEWIPNNVKTAVCDIPPRGLKMAATFIGNSTAIQELFKRISEQFTAMFRRKAFLHWYTGEGMDEMEFTEAESNMNDLVSEYQQYQDATAEEGEFEEEGEEEVA, from the exons ATGCGTGAGATCGTGCACCTGCAGGCCGGGCAGTGCGGGAACCAGATTGGAGCAAAG TTCTGGGAGGTGATCAGTGATGAGCACGGCATCGACCCAACAGGAACCTACCATGGAGACAGTGACCTGCAGCTGGACAGAATCAACGTCTACTATAATGAGGCTTCAG GTGGAAAGTATGTACCTAGGGCCATCTTAGTGGATCTGGAGCCCGGCACTATGGATTCTGTTCGCTCCGGCCCCTTCGGACAGATCTTTAGACCCGACAACTTTGTCTTTG GCCAAAGTGGAGCTGGTAACAACTGGGCAAAGGGCCATTACACAGAGGGAGCTGAGCTGGTGGACTCGGTCATGGACGTGGTGAGGAAGGAGGCTGAGAGCTGCGACTGCCTGCAGGGTTTCCAGCTTACACACTCCCTGGGTGGTGGTACCGGCTCTGGTATGGGAACTCTGCTCATCAGCAAGATCCGTGAGGAGTACCCCGATCGTATCATGAACACTTTCAGTGTGGTGCCCTCTCCTAAG GTGTCGGACACAGTGGTGGAGCCCTACAATGCCACCCTGTCTGTCCACCAGCTGGTTGAGAACACAGACGAGACTTACTGCATCGACAATGAGGCCCTGTATGACATCTGCTTCCGCACCCTCAAACTCACCACACCCACATACGGAGACCTCAACCACCTGGTCTCTGCCACCATGAGCGGGGTGACAACTTGCTTGCGTTTCCCCGGCCAGCTCAACGCTGACCTGCGCAAACTGGCCGTCAACATGGTGCCCTTCCCTCGTCTGCACTTCTTCATGCCCGGCTTCGCTCCTCTCACCAGCAGAGGCAGCCAGCAGTACAGAGCCCTCTCTGTGCCCGAACTCACACAGCAGATGTTTGACGCCAAGAACATGATGGCTGCCTGCGACCCGCGCCACGGCCGCTACCTGACTGTGGCCGCCGTGTTCCGCGGCCGCATGTCCATGAAGGAGGTGGACGAGCAGATGCTGAACGTGCAGAACAAGAACAGCAGCTACTTCGTGGAGTGGATCCCCAACAACGTCAAGACGGCTGTGTGCGACATCCCACCCCGTGGGCTCAAGATGGCCGCCACCTTCATCGGCAACAGCACGGCCATCCAGGAGCTGTTCAAGCGCATCTCTGAGCAGTTTACTGCCATGTTCCGCCGCAAGGCCTTCCTCCACTGGTACACCGGCGAGGGCATGGACGAGATGGAATTCACAGAGGCGGAGAGCAACATGAACGACTTGGTGTCCGAGTACCAGCAGTACCAAGATGCCACGGCTGAGGAGGGAGAgtttgaggaggagggagaagaggaggtGGCCTAA